From Budorcas taxicolor isolate Tak-1 chromosome 19, Takin1.1, whole genome shotgun sequence, the proteins below share one genomic window:
- the LOC128065076 gene encoding olfactory receptor 3A1-like, whose translation MEPEPGANGTAVTEFILLGLVETPGLWPALFVLFLFAYLVTVGGNLSILAAILVEPKLHTPMYFFLGNLSVLDIGCITVTVPSMLGRLLSHKRTVPYAACLSQLFFFHLLAGVDCFLLTAMAYDRFLAICRPLTYSTRMSPTVQRILVAVSWACAFSNALTHTVAISTLNFCGPSVINHFYCDLPQLFQLSCSSTQLNELLLFGLGVLMAGAPVILIVTSYIHVAAAVLRIRSAEGRKKAFSTCGSHLTVVGIFYGTGVFSYMRLGSVEASNKDKGVGILNTIISPMLNPLIYSLRNPDVQGSLRRVLKGKRAFA comes from the coding sequence ATGGAGCCAGAACCTGGGGCCAATGGAACAGCTGTTACTGAATTCATCCTGCTGGGGTTGGTGGAGACACCAGGGCTGTGGCCAGCTCTCTTTGTACTCTTCCTCTTTGCCTACCTTGTCACTGTCGGGGGCAACCTCAGCATCCTGGCAGCCATCTTGGTGGAGCCCAaactccacacccccatgtacttcttcctgggGAACCTATCAGTGCTGGACATTGGGTGCATCACCGTCACCGTTCCCTCGATGCTGGGTCGTCTCTTGTCCCACAAGCGCACAGTTCCCTATGCAGCCTGCctctcacagcttttcttcttccACCTCCTGGCTGGTGTGGACTGCTTCTTGTTGACAGCCATGGCCTATGACCGATTCCTGGCCATCTGCCGACCCCTCACTTACAGCACCCGCATGAGCCCGACAGTCCAGAGGATACTGGTGGCTGTGTCCTGGGCTTGTGCCTTCTCAAATGCACTGACCCACACTGTAGCCATATCCACACTCAACTTCTGTGGTCCCAGTGTGATCAACCACTTCTACTGTGACCTCCCGCAGCTCTTCCAGCTCTCCTGCTCCAGCACCCAGCTCAACGAGCTGCTGCTCTTTGGTCTGGGTGTCCTCATGGCAGGTGCACCTGTGATTCTCATTGTCACCTCCTACATCCATGTGGCAGCTGCAGTCCTGAGGATCCGCTCAGCGGAGGGCAGGAAGAAAGCCTTCTCCACATGTGGCTCCCACCTCACCGTGGTGGGCATCTTCTATGGCACAGGCGTCTTCAGCTACATGCGGCTAGGCTCAGTGGAGGCTTCCAACAAGGACAAGGGGGTTGGCATCCTCAACACCATCATCAGTCCCATGCTGAACCCACTCATCTACAGCCTCCGGAACCCTGATGTGCAGGGCTCCCTAAGGAGGGTGCTCAAGGGGAAACGAGCCTTTGCATGA